A window of the Pseudoliparis swirei isolate HS2019 ecotype Mariana Trench chromosome 13, NWPU_hadal_v1, whole genome shotgun sequence genome harbors these coding sequences:
- the LOC130203771 gene encoding zinc finger protein 32-like, which yields MYEDVPPEGLDQDPEDPEPLHVKEEPEPLHIKEEPEPLHVKEEPEPLHVKEEPEPLHIKEEPEPLHVKDLQDLWTRLEGDQIIVLQEADIAKFSSIVVTLKSEDDEPQTSQLHQSQTEDDREAEPPSGSSATPIETETDGEDCGGLGPAWNLNPLSLSHPNADDEKASGSSETEVIHGDWQEPLSDSGPESEDGDDIWKETRESFSFFKCSKRCYYKGFLQKHMRCHFEKISSSDLVRKKCFREKPKKESQVRGRTAEKPFSCDVCGKRFTECGDLKRHASVHTGEKPFSCEVCGKRFAVQGSLKRHMRVHTGEKPFSCDVCGKIFTERGSLKRHMIVHTGEKPFSCDICGSRFTERGSVKIHMRVHTGEKPFSCDICGSRFTERGSRKTHMRVHKGDKPFSCDVCGKRFTR from the exons ATGTACGAAG ATGTCCCCCCTGAGGGCCTGGACCAGgacccggaggacccggagccCCTCCACGTAAAAGAGGAGCCtgagcccctccacataaaagaggagccggagccccttcacgtaaaagaggagccggagcccctccacgtaaaagaggagccggagcccctccacataaaagaggagccggagcccctccatgtaaaagacctgcaggatctctgGACTCGTCTAGAGGGAGATCAGATCATTGTGCTGCAGGAGGCCGATATCGCCAAGTTCTCATCCATTGTTGTTACTTtgaagagtgaagatgacgaacctcagacctcacagcttcatcaaagccagacggaggacgacagagaggcggagcctccatCCGGCAGCTCAGCTACACCGATAGAaacagaaactgatggagaggactgtgggggaTTAGGACCAGCCTGGAACCTAAATCcacttagtctttcacatccaaatgctgatgatgaaAAGGCTTCAGGGTCTTCTGAGACTGAAGTCATTCATGGTGATTGGCAAGAACCGttgtcagattctggacctgaaAGTGAAGATGGGGATGATATCTGGAAGGAGACCAGGGAATCCTTCAGCTTCTTCAAGTGTAGTAAACGGTGTTACTACAAGGGGTTTctgcagaaacacatgaggtgtcattttgaaaaaatatcCTCCAGCGATTTGGTTAGAAAGAAATGTTTTAGAGAGAAGCCAAAGAAAGAATCACAGGTGAGAGGTCGTACAgcagagaaaccattcagttgtgatgtgtgcgggaaaagatttacagaatgTGGAGATCTGAAGAGACATGCGagtgtccacacaggagagaaaccattcagttgtgaagtttgtgggaaaagatttgcagtacagggaagtctgaagagacacatgagagtccacacaggagagaaaccattcagttgtgatgtttgtgggaaaatatttaCAGAACGGGGatctctgaagagacacatgatagtccacacaggagagaaaccattcagttgtgatattTGTGGGAGCAGATTCACAGAACGGGGGAGTGTGAAgatacacatgagagtccacacaggagagaaaccattcagttgtgatattTGTGGGAGCAGATTTACAGAACGGGGAAGTcggaagacacacatgagagtccacaaaGGAGataaaccattcagttgtgatgtttgtgggaaaagatttacaagaTAG